A genomic region of Amphiura filiformis chromosome 6, Afil_fr2py, whole genome shotgun sequence contains the following coding sequences:
- the LOC140154698 gene encoding uncharacterized protein: MHDLNQHVCSPTHKKGHTLDLLVTRKTNELVTDVSVHRGLPSDHSAVKCLVRIVRPPASRQRVRSRKVREVDIGMIRKDISSALLPNSDTSNDILKVDILTDQFNSKLRKIIDSHAPVTERTVILRPHAPWYCDALRNAKQEKRRRERKYKATGLTVHRELYKEQCETYHDLLNSAKTMYHRDQISDAEPRDLFRVVDTLTKPKSSITLPAHDDPKDLADRFADYFHHKISSLRDRLDTSSNSVISFESNGTCSSSFDSFHSVSEEEVLKIIKSSHITSCKLDPLPVSITKECIDEMLPGMTAIVNQSLLSGSFPSSLKHAIVTPLLKKPKLDADELANYRPISNLTYLGKLIERVAISQLQSYLHDNDLNASKQSAYRAHHSTESALLRVQSDILCALDKGNEAILVLLDF, encoded by the coding sequence ATGCATGATCTGAACCAGCATGTTTGCTCTCCAACACATAAAAAAGGTCATACACTGGACCTTCTTGTAACTCGTAAAACAAATGAACTTGTCACTGATGTATCTGTGCACCGTGGTTTGCCATCCGATCATTCTGCTGTGAAATGCTTAGTGCGGATTGTTCGCCCACCTGCATCCAGACAACGCGTTCGTAGCCGTAAAGTGCGTGAAGTTGACATTGGCATGATACGGAAGGACATCAGCTCAGCGTTATTACCCAACTCTGACACTTCAAATGACATCTTGAAGGTTGACATTCTTACCGATCAGTTTAACTCCAAGCTTCGTAAAATCATTGACAGCCATGCTCCTGTTACTGAGCGAACAGTGATTCTGCGCCCACACGCTCCATGGTACTGCGATGCACTCCGAAATGCTAAGCAGGAAAAGCGTCGCCGAGAAAGGAAGTATAAAGCCACTGGTCTTACTGTCCATAGAGAACTATACAAAGAGCAGTGTGAAACCTACCATGATCTTCTCAACTCTGCCAAGACAATGTATCACCGTGACCAAATAAGTGATGCTGAGCCTCGTGATTTATTCCGTGTTGTTGATACGCTTACAAAGCCTAAGTCTTCTATTACACTTCCAGCTCACGATGACCCGAAAGATCTCGCTGATCGTTTTGCGGACTACTTCCATCATAAGATCAGTAGCCTTCGTGACCGCCTTGATACCTCTTCCAACTCAGTTATCAGCTTTGAATCTAATGGTACTTGCTCCAGCTCCTTTGATAGTTTCCATTCAGTATCTGAAGAGGAAGTTTTGAAGATTATTAAATCTTCTCATATTACATCCTGCAAATTGGACCCTCTGCCTGTTTCCATCACGAAGGAATGTATTGACGAGATGTTACCTGGTATGACGGCAATTGTGAATCAGTCGTTACTATCTGGCTCTTTTCCATCCAGCCTGAAACATGCAATCGTCACTCCACTTCTTAAGAAGCCCAAGCTTGATGCTGATGAACTTGCAAACTACCGTCCGATATCTAACCTGACCTACTTAGGCAAGCTGATTGAGCGCGTCGCCATTTCTCAACTTCAGTCATATCTGCATGATAATGACCTCAACGCCTCCAAACAATCAGCGTATCGTGCACATCACAGTACTGAGTCTGCATTGCTCCGTGTTCAGTCAGACATTCTTTGTGCACTTGACAAAGGTAACGAGGCCATTCTTGTCCtccttgatttttga